A stretch of DNA from Lotus japonicus ecotype B-129 chromosome 4, LjGifu_v1.2:
ATAAATTATGCCAAGGTCCCATTGCTGGAAAAACAAGTGAAAAGAGAACCATCTGTAGCAAACATGTTGTTGCCTCCATATGTGCACAATCATGAGTCTATACTCATTGTCTTCACCCTTTTCATGCAATGAGAATTCAGAAACCATCCTTAGGACAAACCTCAGAGACCTCCTTAAGCCTTGAGTGAACATTTTCAGAAGAAACAATTGCAAACTGTCATAAAAGTGGGCAGGAAAATAGGAATAACTCCTAACATTCCACCACACTTCTGCTGATATGAATCCACTTGATTCCTACTGCGAGAAACAAGATAACCACCAGAAAAATGAGAAGCAATATCGCCCCCCAGAACAAAAATCCTGATGACCCTCAAACTAGCAGTAGTGGCAACCAGAATAAGGTTTATCACCATCGTATCTTTGGTGAAACCAAGCTGGAAAGTGAGTAATTTGAGAACGAGAATTTGCTGCCTAATATCCAATAATTCTGCAACAATGATTAGTAGAGTGCCAACTACAGCTATGATATGCATACAAGCAGCATAGTCCACCCTTCCCCTTGCAGCTATGATAGTGTCAATCGGGTCAACATCATGCTTCCCTTGCTTACCCATTAATTGACACTTGTATTCGATTGTGTGATATTCATCAAGCTTAAAGACCTTATCACCAACCCTTTGAACCAAGAACACAGGTCTACCCCAACTTTCTATGCTCCATAGGATGTCAATGTAAACTATTGTTCCCATTAATTTGTCCTTGGCTGCAACACCTCGCATCTTCATAATGTTCCCACCAGGATCAAATATAAACCCATTAATACTGTTTCTCTTTGAACAATCCATGCTGTTGAAGAATTTTGCTACTGCATCTAACTCCACTCTTGATAGTATGACCACATATATAATTCCCATCTTCACACTTCTAAGTGTGATTGTTAGTGCTCTCAATAGCTGCGCGGAAGTTAAGTTGCCATTTCCTTCCTGAGATAACATGATATTTTGATAAGCAACTTTCAAATCCTTGTGGTTGTCCCTAAAATTTCATAAGAAAGTCTTATGAATTATCCACATATATTTATCACAGAATTCCATTTCTCACACAGAAGAAAATAGATGTGCATGCCGCCACTTCAGAGTATTGATCTCAAGCCTTTGGAGTCTCAAGTTTTAAAATTCAGCTTCTAATTCATTGGAAGAACTAAGCCAATTTGATGGATTACCTGTTTGCTCATGGGTCAGAGGTTCCAGAACCTGAGAAAACTCAAATCTCCTGCCAGGGTCCCATTGCTTGGAACTTAAAGTTCTGACTATTGCTGAATATAAAATGTTTGAAGATTGTCTTCCTTTAAACTCTACTAAAGCCATTGTACAAGGACCGAGTGCACTCTCTTCAGCAGGTTCAATGTTCCTTTGAACTTGGGAATCTCTTTGTGTAAATCCATCTTTTACTATGTTAGTAATAGGGGTCCAACTAGGCTGCATGGCCATTTTGGGCTTCTCACAAAGGACCCCCCTCTCATAACTTGGTTCTGAATTATTGGGCCCTTGAAATTATTAGTGAAGCCTATTAAAAGAAAAGGTTGGTGTGTCCCCACACGTGTCCTGTTGGCCAACTCAACATGCACAATTTCAGAAAACGCATGTTTCTCTTCTCTGCCAACACTATTCTCTGAGTCCAACACCTGTTTCTCTACTCTGCTCTTAACAAGGAGGGTTGGAAAATAGCCACTTACCTCGTGGGCCAGGCCCATTAGAGTGGAAAATTGACCCAGTAGTGGTAGCTCCCATCTTACCCATCGACCTTGACTCTTTACGCGACATTGAGGAACTTCAGCTACCTTCGTCGCCGCCGTGGCATGGTGTTCGTCGCCGTCGCAACTCCACAACCTGGTTGTACCAGAGGCAACCATTTTCCCTTATGTACTTCCGCATCTATTGTCTCCATCATCGCAGGGACGTAATCAGGCGGCTCCTGTGGTAGTCGTTTGGCTTGCTCTGCCTTTTTCGCTGCCTCCCACCATGCTTCCCCTGCCACATCAAGAATGGTCGTTCTCTGGTTCTGGCATGCAGGAAAAACGTCTTCGTCTTGCCAAGGCCATGAATACAGTGTCGCTGGAGAACTTCTCACCCACACGAACCCTAAATTAGTAATTTGGGGGAAAATCGCGGATTCCGAAAATCGTGGCTTCGTCACCGCTACTCGCTTCGCCATAGTTgctgcctcctcttctctcTGCAACGCTTCTGTTGTTGTGCGCTCCGCCGCTGCTACAAACTCCCAATCTTTCTGCGTCGCTTCCATTTCAGAATTCTTCGACGGTTGTGGTTTGCTCTCTGGTTTCACCAACAACGCTGAATCCGCCTCTGGTTTGGATTCGATCAAAGCATTTCTTCGTTCCTCCTCCAAGACCTCTTGCTTCCTAGGGGTTTCTTCCTCCCCTGAATCTAGAACTGGTTCTGGCAGGAACGGTTCCAATTCTGGTTCGAACTCTCTCAGCAATGCTGTTACAAATTCCCACCAGGTTGCTTTCTAATTGTGCCTTTTCCAGAAAAACCACCAAAAGAACCCATCACGCGTCAAAGACTTCTCTGCCTCTGACAATTTCTTCTCTTTAGAAATTCCCATGGCCTCACAGTGCTGCTCCACCATGATGAGCCATCTGTAAGCCTCTCTTCCATCAAATTCTggaatcttcttctccattctgCTCTTTTCTGGCTACCACAGCTCCAAGatcggagctctgataccaaattgaTGGAATCAAGAACAGAGAAAGTGATTTTATTCAAGAAATAGTGCCTGGTTTCCCAGAACTGGGAACCATAGCTTCAAGGTACAAGAATGGAGAAAGAGAAACCCTAACTCCCCTCTGGAATGTTCGAGAGTCCAGTATCTCCTAGTCCCTACTGAATTCCTAACTCCCTCTAACTTCCCCTTTCCCATTATTTATATCCTTTTCTAACAGTAACTAACTGATCCAACTGGCAATAACTGCCTAACTGATCTAGCTGGCAATAACTACTTCTAACATCAGTTTTTCCTATTAAGCTAGGTCATAGCTTTTCCCTTATTTCTCCTCTCATAGACCTTCCTAAATGGAGGTCGATACTcatcaattattattattattattattattattattatttttttttttttttttttttattttttttttggtaatatatgaacaaattaacttatgGTATAACTTCAACCTTactctttttttataaaaaaccaggaagtatttaaggtattcataatcattgctaatttactcccacttatttttaaaattagttagttaataacctacaactttaggactatattataaatctaaaattataagTTTAAAGTTATATCTTTTTTGCTTATTCcttctttaaaaaattatgcctagttgaatgattttcttTGTTAAGTATTTggataatcttttgtatttttattagtgttttttatttaaaaagcttgttgtaattttgttttctattaacaaaaatagtaaaaaaaatattttggttagctaaattaCGAAAAATGACATATAGGTACCCAGTGGGTACGGGGATATACATTCAAGTTGCTACCAAtgcgggtatggggacgggtacgagtaatttttaaaaacgtgGGTATGAAAATAGGTACGATAGTACCCTACCCggaccctacccattgccatccctacatCATACTTACATTTAAAGGGGTGCAAAAGGTCTAAAATGAagtataaaaataaagaatgtAAAACTAGACACATCTAATGTTTGAAATATTTGGtataattgcacttttggtcccccaactttatCCTTTCTGCGAAAATCGTCATCCAACtaagaaattagcaaaaaacatcTATGGGGTAGGGTGCAATTAAGTGCAAAATCTAACGGTTTGTACTCTCTGGGGTAGGGTGCAATTAAGTGTaaaattgcacttttggtccccaactttATCCTTTAGTATTTTTCATCCAAAATCTAATGGTTTGTACTTTGTGggatcaaaagtgcaattaagtggACCAAATGAAAAATTAGGGGATCAAAAGTGCAGGTCACGATTGTGAGGAAGttgacttaattgcacttttggtccctccaaccgtttgattttggatgaaaaatACTAAAGGGACCAAATGTGCTAACGAAGGGTAACTTCGAgtacgttttttgctaatttcttaGTTGGGAGACGATTTTCATAGAAAAgtcaaagttgggggaccaaaagtacaACTAAGCCtttttttagtttaaaattTTCAACCATTTGAAGGACATTATTCAATTGATTTTTTGAGCTATTCTAAAGTTGCGCTTTCATTGAAGTCTTTACCAAAAATATCATTATAAATCAATCATCAACATAAAATTGTAATCACCTCAAAAAATGATAAATCAAATTACACACTAGATGGTAATATTTGCAAATGAATATGAATAAGTGTTAGATAAATAAGTACAAAACTACTTtccaaaaatgtaaaaaaaaaattgatcctAAAAGCAACGTGCGGGAGAAGATTGGGTCCGGCATTTCTACCGCAAACGTTGCTTGCTATGCTTCCAGATGTTGATTTCTTACATAATAGCACACTTACAGAAACAAAGCCTAAATTCTGGACATTAAGGAATTCTAAAGGTTTCATCAAACATAATAGTAATATCTTACTATGAAAAGAGACCAACAATGGCCCTGCTGGATTAGCCTACTCCAAAAATCTTCAGTAACTTCAACCAGTGGAGGAGCTTGAATAAAAATTGAAAGAGCCAAGAATCTAGTTTTTATAGAATGATTTATATTTGATAAAATACTATAATTTGTCTTAGTTTCTCCATGAAAAAATCATAATAATCACAAGGACTCAAGAGTCTTAAATATTAAATTCTTATGCAATTGTCAATGCTTAATAAATACATTTGTACACTGGATATTGGTTTTTAAGTTTGGGGGAGCCATTGCTACCCTACGCTAGTCTCTATTACGACCGTTCCTAACTTCAGTTCAATCATAAAGTGGATAGTTTCCTAGTCttttttatatttgtattggcaAGAGAATCAATTAATTCTCTCCTCCTTTTGGAGTTGTTTTTCTTGTTGTCAAGGTTATCATTAACAGCTACACCCCCAGCAACCTTTCCTTGAGCTTCTAGTGCATCTTTTACAAAAACCTTTAACCTCCATAGTGTGTAGTCGCTCTGCGTATAATGGTAAGCACAATGAGCAGCTTGAAACAAGCTAAACAAGAAAATTAATTGGATAGGATAGCATGGATGAAGTTAGACAATGAGAGACCtaactctacctcaaaagctaACTTAGAGATGAAGGTTGCTCAACCTTGATATGGattatatctctagtcaatgtgagacttctaacctACTCTCTCACGCCCAAGACTGAACATCATCGGGTGGCCCGTATATTAGAGGTCTCctacaaatggatctaggatatgctctgataccatattctTCAGGGGTAGGGGTAGAGTTTTTTATTGATAAGCCAAAACTATATTCATAGGGAGCACCAGTATAACTATCAGAGTTAGGCCTCcaaaattctaatatggtatcagagtctatcctagatccattaaGTGTAGACCACTCGAATATGCTACCCTCAAATGTTCATTCCTGCATATTTCACACTCCATGTGTCAAGGCCTGCGCGTGACGAGGgtatgttagaagtcccacattgactagagaaaTAGCCAACTAGAGCAATGCTCACCTCTAAGCTAACTTTTGGGGTACTGTTAGGCCTTCCAAATTCTAATAATGGATGCCAGTGAAAAGTATTAACCACATAACTACTATAATTACAGACCTGAGCATCAATGTCAAGGTCCACCTCTTCACCACTAGATTGGAAGATTGGGTTATTCTCAGCAACTATCTCCAATGCCCTGTTGAGGTTTTGATGAGACAACTTGGTGAGAGCTGACCCAAGTATTCTCTTCTCTTGAGGAGACAGTTTCCTACAGTATTGTCAGCATCAGTCAGCAATGCAAAATATGGATAATCTACACAAATCACAGGCCTGACAAAAAAGAAATaccatgataaaaaaaatattgccaTTTTCACATTTCCTTGCAAATTTAGCTTTGAACAGTTCCAAACAGTGCCATTGTTAATAAGTTGGGATAAAGCTTCATCAAACTACTGATGATATAACTTTCATAGTTAATTTTTGGTAAAAACTATATGACAGAATATATACGAAGGCAACAGAATTATATCACCAAACTGCGATAGCACTATTTGAAATACGACGTTTGTTAtcattttcctctttttttgGTTTGAATCACAGGATTAATTATGTTTGGACTGGGTAGGACCACTATAGACAACAAGAGGGAGacggagaaagagagaaatgagaaaaaaaagtaaTCATTTTCCTTTTGTTATTGAATCAACTTTCaataaaaacatgcataaatttTAAACAAACCTTACTGGAGAGAGACCGGTAATTTTTCATAAACATAAGCaactattgtatttgatatcaAAATATCATTACACGCCGAgacttaaataaaaattaaacctcAATAGATAGGACACCAGAAGTAGACACAGTAACAAATCTCCACACAAATTTGATCTCAGTGACAAGGAAAGATGATGAATAATTTTTTCTCACAAACCTGCATTTCTGAATCACCATTTCTTTGAGATCCTTCAATTTCATATCAACCTGATAAAGCTGAAAAACAGGAATTGACAGCATAAACCATCTGTTTTACTCCCAAGTGACATCAAGGAAAGGATCTGCACAGAAAAGCAATTCTAGCAAGCAATAACCAACCTCAACGCTTAAATCCCTAGCCAAATTGGCATAAGTCTTCTCCTGAGCAAGCTGAATGTCTAGTTGAGCCAGTGCTTCTTCCTCTAACAGTCTCTTTTCCTACCATGATAAAATATAGAAAGGTAATACACCACATAGGATGACTCATGATTGTTTGTCACTGCAGGTGTGGCCTTCAAAAACCATATATAAGATTTTTCGTTTGTTAATTTCATTAAGATAAACAGAGGAAGAATCCAGAGAGATATGACAATAAAAGATACtccttaaaaagaaaaaaaaattcaatgaaaCAAAGCTACCTAGTCTCTTGGCATGTGCAAGCAAGGTTGTCAAACTCTTATATCCCACCTACTACCTAACAGCAGCCACAAGGTAAAAGGAGGGAAGGAATAATATTTGGTATTTTTGAATATTTAAAACTGGAAAATAAACAAGAATAGAGAAGGATGCGGAAAACAATCCTAATGGATTAACATGAGGTGAACCTTCTTTCAAGGGAGAATCTCTTCCAAGGGTGAAAGTGTGAAACCCTTTCACAAATCTAATACTCAAATCATACTTTAACCTAAGAGTGTACGGtaatttattataaattaaCCCTACTGAGCAAATGACTCTGGCCCAACATAGGCCCAACTCAAATAATAAAAGCAGACTCAATACTAAACTGTACTAAAATTAACTAATAGAGATAGATAAAATTAAACATCAGCCAAAACACAACAGGCGCACTGACTATAATTTAGAACCCTAACATGAGCTATGCAAGCAGTTTTTAACATATCTGTATATTAGAGAATACCAAGTGGagactcaaagaagtcccacattgagtAGATTAGCTAGTATACAaatgtatatataataaagaatacacacacccattgccttaagcttAGGGTTTTGTGGTCATGTCATGTgtacttgtaagttgtaacttaTATTCTAACACTATAAGAAAGcttcattttccaaaaaaagTAACTATTATGGAATCAATTACCTCCTCAGCAACTTTAGGTAAGAGTTGCAGCCATTTTTCCTCAAATTTTTCTAGCAAGGTCTTTGCCATCACATGAACATCATGTTTTTCATTGTTGTATTTCATTGCATTCTTAAATATCAACCTTACATCTGCGTATATCTCCCGTACATTCTTATATCCAGTTCCATCCTCAGCTTccattttactttttattgtACTGAAATCCATGGGCTTATCAATAACCTAGggatagaaattaaaaaaaatcttagagaagaaatacaataaaaaacaaatagcaAACAAATAACTTTCATGAAAGATACATAGTCAACAAGGGAAACCAGTTCATTACTTGCAAAAACACAGACCAAACAAATATTTAAACCTTTTTTAAATGAAGTTTGTTCAAGCATACTTGGATATTATAACTATAGCCTAGACCAAGAGGAAAGCTTTAAAATGAAGAAAAGCGTTACCTCATAATAGTCGTCAAGCTCAAGACCTTTTACATCTACAGGTTCCAGAAAAGGCCAAGCCCATTTATGCTGAGTAATCTGAGACGCGTCAAATATGTCACCATTAATTTTTCACAGGAAACATAATAGGGTTAATATATTCAACAGAAAATGGGAAGAGTGCATTTTACTTAAACAATGGAAATTGGAAAAGAAAAGTTGatctcaaaaaaaatataaattcccACTAGGCAAGTCTGCAATGTGGATAATGACATAAAAACTAGACACTGCAGATGAGCATAAATAATGAACTTTTTGCTAAAAGGTAGGACACATCCAATTGTCGAATAACTTAGTCTTAGTCAtacaaaaaaagagtaaaagatAAAGCTAAATGATTACCAGCATTCGAAGAGCTAACACTCACTCTTTTAAAAGCTAGAAAAACTAATTGTAAAATCAAAACAATGCACATAGTTTTTCATCCTTCCACTTTAAGGCCACATAGTTCCTCATCCTTCCATTTTAAGGTCACATAGTTTTTCATAAATAACTGGCTAATTTGTCTGAAAATCcctaattttgaattttagtgTAAAATTAATATCAATATGTAGCTGTTAGAAGTTAGTTAAAGGCTTAAAGTTGTTAGCAGTGGATAGGATTCTGTTAGGGCTCATTTGGTACGCCGTATTATGCAtgattgtataagtttatacaatcCATTATGAGTTTAACCATTGTTTGGTGATAACTGCTAACATGGTATTGTATATGCTTATCGATCAATTCACTCTTGTGCGTTAAAATGATGAATAATTTTATCCATCCTACAGAGGTAGGATTAGCCTTAGCCTTATAAGATTGTGACATATAAGctacttgaaaatatttaaacCACCGCCACCTAGTCAGGCTGTATATACTCACATGTGTCAAATATTGAACCATAATAACATTAACAGAGACAAATTCAAAAGCAAAAGCAAATTATCTCTCTACTTCACTCTCtagcctctctctctctctagattcttaAGATGCATCATTGTCAAGCTCGGCTGCGTTCCTCCAATTTGAACTGCTCTGTCACCGGCTGCACTCATCATCAGGCTCTTCCATGTTATTGTTGTGACGCTAATCATCATGGTTCTTGCTCTGCCACTTCCATACCTGGCTCCAGGGATTTAAATTGCAGTTGCAGTCACTGCGGTTGCGGACATGGTGGTCACTGTGATGCGTGTTGCGGCGTGAATTTGTATTACATGTGTAGTGTGTGTAAAAAAATTCTATAACTATTGTAATTATTCCTATACCTTTTATGCAAAATATCGCAtagattttaattaattttttaagacCTTGTATCACTCTACTtaatcatttaaaataaatttaataaagaaataagaaagTTAATATATTGAAAATTCTCTCCAAAATTAAACATCTAATTACCTCTAATTAGGttttcatcatcttctatttttccttttaaaatCCTCTCTATATTTTACCTGCCTTATTCTTACCTTAAAACTATTTTGCATTCCCTCCATTAATTTTGTATCATTTTGATCTATTCTGGCCTCTCCAACTGATCCCATTCCCTCCCATGATAATCTCAAGAAAAATTATATTCTCTTCCCCAATTAAACAGTAAATCCAAATCCTAACATTAAATACAatgaatgaaaataattttCCAAATTCATTCCCATACAtcaaatgaaaataattttccAAATCCCTTTTTATTAAACTAATTTCCAACTCATTACTCATCAGTTACACACTCACATGCGTACTTTAATTTCTCTCACCCATCCCAAAAGAACGCAGACACAAAAATGTTGTTCCTGGTTCCTCAATCCCACCGACACAGAAGATTAAACACAAAACAGAGACATGCAATGATGCAAACCACACCATTGATCCACAAATGATGAAGCACCATTTCTATGGCTTGACATCTTCAGAATGCCAGTGGCAGCGGCTGGCACTTCGTCGTTGCAGCCACCAGAACCCTGCACTGGCCAGAACGGCTGGTTGGGTAAGTGTTGCGGTGAAATTACGGTTTCGTAACAGCTATTTCGTGTGATTTCAATTCACACCACAACTGCAGTGTGATGCGAATGCGGAGGGCATCGCAACCGCAATATTGTGGCCACATCAGGCGATGTGGTCCACAATTTAGAACCCTGTCTGGCTCTACTGTATTTCAGGTTCCTCTTTATGGTCATTCTTCAACAGGACCAGCACTCTGCAACTACGTTTGCTTCTGATCTACCATTGCTGGTGTGATTTGGTCCTTATGACTTGATGAAGGCCCTTATGAATTGATGACAGAGGTGTCGAATTTCAATGATCTTGGCTCAAGTTATTCTAATTTTAAGCATGATGAACTTATAATTTCTttattcatttcattttttaatttgtatggTCACAGTTATGACATTTCTTTGTTTTACTATGACTGTTGAAAGTTAATGATGGACATGATATTAGATTTTGTTTGGATACTACGATTTATTATTAAATTGGTAACTTGTATAAGCATATGAGTTATAGCGGTTCCAGCGAGTTTTCATAAACCTCGCAAGTTTGACAATCTTAGCCTAAATTAATAGTGTGTTTGGATGGGTGGCCAGCACATACAATCCAAAGCACGGTACCCAGAAGCTATAGTTTGTAGCTTCACCCCATAAGTGATTATGGGAGTTTCCGGAGGAACCAAAGATGCTATGACATGAGTGATAGCAACAACAACCAAGCCTTGAGTTAGATACATGAATCAATCAAATCCATTGTGCTCTACCAAAAGCCAAATTTCAACAAGGCTAAAGTCAATAAGAGCATAGATCTAAACAATTGGAAGAAGAGCGGAAAAAGTAAAT
This window harbors:
- the LOC130711322 gene encoding transcription factor GTE1-like, which gives rise to MDLTSTAQVDDLEGIKRSVDEFLNRVDKIEKQVVEVEQYYESAGNVQGDNSKGGSVVKEKGREKHLIETKKPLQDASDVETSAARGMQELMRQFSTILRQITQHKWAWPFLEPVDVKGLELDDYYEVIDKPMDFSTIKSKMEAEDGTGYKNVREIYADVRLIFKNAMKYNNEKHDVHVMAKTLLEKFEEKWLQLLPKVAEEEKRLLEEEALAQLDIQLAQEKTYANLARDLSVELYQVDMKLKDLKEMVIQKCRKLSPQEKRILGSALTKLSHQNLNRALEIVAENNPIFQSSGEEVDLDIDAQSDYTLWRLKVFVKDALEAQGKVAGGVAVNDNLDNKKNNSKRRRELIDSLANTNIKKTRKLSTL